The window attggttgctattggcaacagggcaacttttcctctgcacagattttgataaatcccccctatgACTTTTTGTAGTGCTATAAGATTGACCTTTACTATTAAATGACAGCTGTAGTCCACAGGATTACACACAACTGTGAATTGAAGCTGAAGCTCTACAACTAAGATGAATCTTATAGTGCTACAAAAAGTCACATTATTTCCTCTGCTCTTATTTGTAAAAAGCTTTGAATGGATGCATAGAGGACATAACACAACCCTCTCCCCCCCAACTCTCGCCCTTTCACTGAAATAGCTTATATAACTACAACTTTATCCATACAACTGTGTTTGATAATGCAtcattccgggactggggacgtgatgtcacgccccctccattcatgtctatgggagggggcgtgacggccgtcacgccccctcccatagacatgaatggagggggggtggcgtgacgtcacatccccaatcccggaaacccggaggtttccaaagctggagattcagcacccgcatagaatgcatgggtgctgcagggagatcacaaggggtctcagcagcggcccccctcgatcagacatcttatcccctatcctttggataggggataaaatatttttgcccagaatacccctttaattgctgctTCCCAGGCCCAGGTCCCCACTGCACACCAAATGAAATGCAGGAAATACCTGCTCAGAAGTGGAGTGCAGCAGGGACCTGAACATCATTGGAATTGGAGCAGGtgagtattatttatttatgcatttatttatttatttattgtagacCAGCTAACATTTTTATTTGCTTCTCGGCATATGAATAAAACTAACAGGTCTTAGTcctcattttgatcaaaaagcatGCTCGACATGTCACGACCACCTGAGTAGAGCGGGTCCCTAACAAAAAATGAAGTGGCATTGGGAGGCGACCGCCACAACACCGATGCCCAAAGGGGGAATGGCCCAGTGGCTGAGCAGCCCCGATACTGCCTGACCTGGCCTCCAGCTCTGGGCCATGCCACCTCACAGACGCAGCACTATGGCAACAATGGCGGCCGCATGCCTCATCATCTTCTGTAGTCTATTCTGTAGCTCTGTTCAGATTTCTTCTTCCTATTTCACTCTTTATATTACAGAAAAAGGAAAATGATTGCTATGTACAAGATGAACATGGCTGACAAAGAAGAGTCCGATGGCAAACATGCTGTCTTGGTGTTGGAAAAAGAGAACCTTGAAGAGGGTGGCTCACTCAAGAAGGAGGGTCAACCGGGTGACATTACTGTGCAGTGGAAGGATGGACAAGTCACTTCTCTCTACACAGATGCTCCAGAGGCGGATGTATAACCTACTAGgacatatttattttattctcaCTACAGAACACCATGTTTTCGACACTTATCCTATACCTCAGAAAAGTGGTGATGATATCGTGCTCTTTAGCATTGTGGGATAAAAATATATCTATTACAATCGTGTTCCAGTTGAGACTTTATGTTATGTGAACAGCTCAATGTCACACTGTGCTactggatgtaggatgttttcagggaatgtttttttttgaaAGCATAATGGGTCACTTCTTGGTAGAAGATTGAAGGTATCATAGATCTGGTTTTCTTATATTTATTTCAGCACGTGCTTGTAATAGGCTACAAACTGTACAATGTTacttaccctttaaaggggtactccgcccctagcaacttatcccctatccaaaggataagggataagat is drawn from Hyla sarda isolate aHylSar1 chromosome 4, aHylSar1.hap1, whole genome shotgun sequence and contains these coding sequences:
- the SLC51B gene encoding organic solute transporter subunit beta isoform X2, with product MVTAWNYTILALSFLGLFLGLFLLSKNILNNRKRKMIAMYKMNMADKEESDGKHAVLVLEKENLEEGGSLKKEGQPGDITVQWKDGQVTSLYTDAPEADV
- the SLC51B gene encoding organic solute transporter subunit beta isoform X1; translated protein: MADASSGQSQVTAIDTEAQKKLQKAIYFYRTGDLTAWNYTILALSFLGLFLGLFLLSKNILNNRKRKMIAMYKMNMADKEESDGKHAVLVLEKENLEEGGSLKKEGQPGDITVQWKDGQVTSLYTDAPEADV